A region from the Arthrobacter roseus genome encodes:
- the lhgO gene encoding L-2-hydroxyglutarate oxidase: protein MTEYAVAVVGGGILGVAVARQLQKARPGAAVTVYEKESGLARHQTGHNSGVVHAGLYYTPGSLKARLCRRGGMLLREFCEEHELLYDQCGKVLVALDGSEEARLDDIIERAQANGVPGVRRLNPEQLRELEPHVRGVAGIHSPETAIVDYAAITRALGEDVVMAGGAIRTSTEVTGFTTVRGRTMVRTAAGDTDAYDDVVVCAGLQADRVAVMAGDTREPRILPFRGEYFLLKPERRRLVNGLVYPVPDPRYPFLGVHLTPRVDGEVMVGPNAVLALAREGYRWNHISASDLRDAVAWPGFARFALQHWRAGATEMAGSLLRSRFVAAAAKYVPEITADDVIPGPSGVRAQALGGDGSLIDDFHISRQGQVLSVRNAPSPAATSSLAIAEHVVDLLTATPTTSN from the coding sequence GGCGGCATTCTCGGTGTCGCCGTCGCCCGGCAGCTCCAGAAGGCGCGGCCGGGCGCAGCCGTCACCGTGTACGAGAAGGAATCTGGCCTCGCCAGGCACCAGACCGGGCACAACAGTGGCGTGGTCCATGCGGGCCTCTACTACACGCCCGGATCCCTGAAGGCACGGCTGTGCAGGCGGGGCGGGATGCTGCTGCGCGAATTCTGCGAGGAACATGAACTCCTCTATGACCAGTGTGGCAAGGTGCTCGTGGCCCTCGACGGCTCGGAGGAAGCCCGCCTCGATGACATCATCGAACGGGCCCAGGCCAACGGCGTACCGGGCGTTCGTCGACTGAACCCGGAACAGCTGCGCGAACTCGAACCGCATGTGAGGGGCGTCGCCGGAATCCACTCCCCCGAAACGGCCATCGTGGACTACGCGGCCATCACCCGAGCACTGGGCGAGGATGTCGTGATGGCCGGAGGCGCCATCCGCACCTCTACTGAAGTCACCGGGTTTACTACCGTACGCGGACGGACAATGGTGCGGACAGCTGCCGGAGATACGGACGCGTACGACGACGTCGTCGTCTGCGCCGGGCTACAAGCCGACCGTGTCGCCGTCATGGCCGGCGACACGAGAGAGCCGCGCATCTTGCCCTTCCGTGGAGAGTACTTCCTCCTGAAGCCAGAGCGGCGCCGCCTCGTCAACGGCCTCGTCTACCCCGTCCCGGACCCGAGGTACCCGTTCCTGGGCGTCCACCTCACCCCTCGAGTTGATGGCGAAGTCATGGTGGGCCCCAACGCGGTCCTTGCCCTGGCCCGTGAAGGCTACCGTTGGAACCACATCTCCGCCAGCGACCTGCGCGACGCCGTCGCCTGGCCCGGTTTTGCCCGCTTTGCCCTGCAGCACTGGCGCGCCGGTGCTACGGAGATGGCCGGCTCGCTGCTGCGGAGCCGATTTGTGGCCGCGGCTGCGAAATACGTTCCGGAAATCACCGCCGACGACGTTATCCCGGGTCCCAGCGGCGTTCGTGCCCAGGCGCTCGGCGGCGACGGTTCGCTGATTGACGATTTTCATATCAGCAGGCAGGGTCAGGTCCTCAGTGTGAGGAACGCCCCATCGCCGGCAGCCACATCGTCACTCGCCATCGCCGAGCACGTGGTGGACTTGTTAACAGCGACCCCAACAACCAGCAACTGA